tgacctcatggtttgtgggttcgagccccgcgtcaagctctgtgctgacagctagcttggggcctggagcctgcttcagattctgtgtctctctccctctctgaccctcccctgttcatgctgtctctctctcggtctctcaaaaaaaatatatataaattaacttaTTTCCAACGAATGCTAAAATCCATGGGGCTTCTAAATCCAGGTTTCGGGGGTGTTGGCCATTCAAAGGTAATCTTTTAACCAAAGAATAAATTCCTAATATGTCTGCTTACTAGATGAGGCTTTTCACATAAGTTTCCTCAAAGCAGTGTGTCCTTTTTAAAGTAGAAGAGCAAAAGATCTTCCTGAGAATTCAGTGGCCCACCTAGAAGTCAAGGCCTGCAGGAGACGGGGAAGTTTAAAACACCCAGCGGCTCAACATCCCTGCCAAGAGATCACCACATGGCCCTCAGACTAcaactttttatttcactgtCTTTTTGGGCCCTCAGAACAAAGAGGCGTCTAGAAATAGCCCCTTGCAGTCATGAATGGAAGACCACTGACTGTATTCTGAGACCGTAAGGCTTGATTTTTGTTGAAATCAGAGTTGTCTGTGCAAGTGGCCAGAGCACAAAAACCAGAtccactcctcacccctgccacaCCCTAAACTCGGCCACCAACTCCCAGACCTGGCCCTCCCCTCACCTTTGAAATACTTGACGGTCTTCACTTTGAGCTCCAGGGTGGCATCCTCATCACACACAAACACCGTGCGGGGGTGCTGCTGGAAGGCAGATACGGTCCACATGTGGCTCACCCCCTCCTCGATGGCCTTGTACAGAGCAAAGGCCTTGTGGGCGCCTGTGATGAGGATCATCACCTTGGTTGGGAGACAAGCCGGTGAGGGAGGAGAACTAGCAGTGGAGCCTGGAGCACAGACATCCAAATTCTGGCCCAGTCTCCCCAGCTGGCTGTAAGAACCCTTGTTTTTAATGCACCATTTTAAGTTGTTAGCGGGCACTGAGCTGTGCTCCCTGCAGTCTGGGCGTTATCCCACAAATAACCTGAGGCAGGGGTGTCACTGTCCCCTTGTTCTATTATGAGGAAAAGGGCTCCAGGGGATGAAGTCCCTTGCCCCAGGTCATTTCTGACCCAGAGGTCATGATCTAGACCACCCCATAATGGTGCCTCCTGATACCTTTGATGATGGCTATGAACAGACATGCAGGACAAAGGCCCACACCCCTATCCCAACAGTTCTGACACTGGGTTCTGAGGGGTCCTGGGCTAGGTGAGGTTTCCCAAGCGCAGTCTGCATAGAGGGGTCCCGACCTGCCCCATCTACAAAGGCCATGGATGTGATGGTAATAGGTGTGTGCCTCCTAAGGTTGAAGCCCAGAAAAGCTGCCCCTTAATCTGGTCACTTACAATTCCAAGCATTAGACTGACTAATAGGACTTGGGGTGGTGCTTTTTGTTCAAACAAAGGCACAGCTTCCCCTCAACAGTTAAAATATGGAGAACATAAGTGCTGGAAAGTGACTGTAAAGAACTCTGTTCTCTAGATTTCCTTTCATTATAATTCCATTGTACCACGGAGTTGTGAACAGGATTTCTGTTCCTCTCTTAAAAGATGTGCAAACAGAGGCATAGAGAGGATGTGACTGTTTGTTTAGGACCCCAGACTCCTGATTTCCAGACCCAAGTCCTTTCCCAGATCCTAATACCCTCACATGACAGGGAGGGCCCTAAAGCCCTAGAATTTACAAGCTGCAAGGCCAAAAACAGCAGGGTGACCTCCCTAGGCACTGAGTCAAGGTTACCCAAGAGAAAGCTGGTAATACCACTCATTTCATAAAAGTTCACTTGAAACAGGGAGCCTTTTCCACTAACGTTTGTTGAGCAAAGAAACTTGAAGCTAAAATGTGTGTGGCTGGTTCCCACTGAATATACccctgaaaggaagagaagaggtcTTTAAAATTCTCATGAAAGACAGTAAAGAGATTGGAACCACCAAAAATTCAAATGATACTCAACTTTCTAGGGAAAGACACACTGAACTGAGTTAAGACACTTAGATTCAAATCACACTTCTCCACATTTATGAATCCCCGAGCACAGGCCTAGAACCACAACTATCCCGGGGCAGCAGGGGTGCCCCCTTCCCACAGTGACCTCCGCCAACTGCAGGGAGCCAGCAGCCCCTCGCAGGACCCAGGCAGGTGCAGATTCATACTCTGACATCAGTAGGGCTGGGCTCCTCTCTGCCTGGGAGAAGTCCCAAAAGGGtagggaggcagaggctgggggcctgCAGCCTCTTCTAAGTAGTCAGTGCTGAAAGGGTTCCCCTCACAGTGAGAACACTGGCTGCCtccaaagaggaaggaggagcaaTGATGGGATCGGTTAGGATTTTAGCCTCATTTGTTAAGGCCTTCCCTTTTAATAAGTGTATTCAGGTGGTACCTGTATAGTTAACAACAAATAGGCCggtccaaccccccccccccccccgccgcccgaGGAAGGCCTGTGGACCCCTTGTGCCCTTACCTCTCTAGCATCCATGAGAGTGCCCACACCCACCGTCAGGGCCATGGTGGGCACCTTGGTGAGATCACCATCGAAGAACCTAGCATTGGCCAGGATGGTGTCCATGGCCAGAGTCTTCACACGAGTCCTGGACACCAGACTGGAGCCCGGCTCATTGAAGGCAATGTGTCCATCGGGGCCGATGCCTGCCCAGGAGAAACAAGGACAGCTCTGTCAGTCCCAGGGATCCAAGATTTCAAGAATGACAACCTAACCTTCCTGACCTGGGTTCTGAAAAAATCCTTGAAATCTCCCTCTTTTCCCATTCACCCTAGGCAGGTACACCTTAAATATAAGGTTTTCCCCTCTTTCCACCTCCTGGCCATTTCTGTTTGAGGGTCACACAGGCACCATCGCCTCCCTACCACCCTCAGAAAGCTAATAAGCAGCACTCCAAATAGCTTCTGCTTTCTGAGATCATTGATGGgtaacttctctcttttttagtagTCAGGGGTCCTGCTCCTGAGACAGAGTCACAGCAAATAAAAAACGGCCTGGTCAGCAGTTGCAAAGTTTATAAAATCTCAGAACATGAATGCTCAGGACATTAGCCTCTTCCTTCCTACCTTGAAGTAAAGAAGAGTTAAGTCTAGAGCAGTACAAGTCCAACTTAACATCCCCATGGGTAAATCCGGAGGTGGCAAGAGATGGAACGTAAGAGGGCAGCCCCGGGCAGGAACAAACTCTTATCGAGAAGGGGACACCCtagattcttcctttctttccactgTTCCGGCTGACACTGGGGAAGTCACAAACCTTCTCTGGTGTTCAACTGGCTATAACAGTGTGCAGGGGCCGAATGTGCAGTCTTCAGGAACTACATGGACTCTTTGCTTTTAACTGTTTAGGTAGGTCCCATGGACTGATCCATGCAAAACTTTAAGGCAAGGGAATAGAATCTGAGAGTCCAAATCCAAACATCTCACTTTACCAACAAGGCTCTGAAGTGCAGAAAGAAGAGATGTCCAAGATCACAGTGACTGAGCAGAACAGCTAAGGTGAGGGCTCTGACTCTAGTCTTCCCTGCCTCAGGGTAATAAACGATCCCTGCTGTTGCAGTGCAGTGAGGAAGCTGCAGTGAGACAGGCACGGGTCTCGTCCCCTCTCCCACGTGTCCTCGCCACCCTGGGCCTGCCCCGGACCCACGCTGCAGAGCGTCAAGCTCACCTCCAACGAAGAGCTCGATGCCGCCCGCAGCTTCGATCTTCTCTTCAAAGGCGTCACACTCAGCCTGCAGGTCAGGTGCGTTCCCATCCAGAATGTGGGTGTTTTCTGGGCGGATGTCAATGTGCTTGAAGAAGTTGTTCCACATGAAGGAGTGGTAACTCTCCGGGTGGTCTCGAGGAAGGCCTGTTGGGGCCACGGCTACACTCAGTCATGCCCAGGCTGGGCTGGAGCTCTCCTCCCAAGGAGGATGCCGGGAGACCCCCAGACCTTCACAGACTCCTCCTTCGGGGGAATGCCCATCAGGGAGCATTGGGCACCACCCTTCTGACCCCGGGATGCTCGG
This region of Suricata suricatta isolate VVHF042 chromosome 6, meerkat_22Aug2017_6uvM2_HiC, whole genome shotgun sequence genomic DNA includes:
- the GNPDA1 gene encoding glucosamine-6-phosphate isomerase 1 gives rise to the protein MKLIILDHYSQASEWAAKYIRNRIIQFNPGPDKYFTLGLPTGSTPIGCYKKLIEYYKNGDLSFKYVKTFNMDEYVGLPRDHPESYHSFMWNNFFKHIDIRPENTHILDGNAPDLQAECDAFEEKIEAAGGIELFVGGIGPDGHIAFNEPGSSLVSRTRVKTLAMDTILANARFFDGDLTKVPTMALTVGVGTLMDAREVMILITGAHKAFALYKAIEEGVSHMWTVSAFQQHPRTVFVCDEDATLELKVKTVKYFKGLMLVHNKLVDPLYSIKEKETENSQSPEKPYGD